Within Raineyella sp. W15-4, the genomic segment GCGGTGGCGTCGGACGAGGAGTACGCCCGGACCCTGGGTCTGCCGATCCGGTTCTACAACTACCTGACCGTGGTGCTCGCCGCGGTGGCGATCTCGCTGTCGATGCGTACGGTCGGCCTGCTGCTGGTGAGCGCGCTGATGGTCGTCCCGATCGCCGCCGGCCGCAATCTGGTCACCGGGTTCTGGCTGACCATGGTGGTGGGGATGGGCATCGGGGTGGTGGCGGCGACCGGTGGCGTCCTCGGCTCGTACTACTGGAACGCCCCGCCGGGCGCCCTGATCGTGCTGATCGCCATCGGGGTGTTCATCGTGTCGCTGCCGGTCGGCGCGGCCCTCACCCGGCGGCGCCGGGCCGGTCGCGCCCTGCCGGTGGCGCCGGAGGTCGTCACCCCGCCGCACGAGCAGGAGAACGAGGCGGGCCACCCGCACGTGCACGGCGGTCCCGACTGTCATCACCCGACGGTGCGACACGGCGACCACCTCGACTACGTGCACGACGGTCACCGGCACGCCGTGCACGGCGACCACTACGACGAACACTGACACAGGAGGCGGCAGGATGGCGGTGGGCCAGCGGACGACCCGGCAGCGCGAAGCGGTGCGCCGGGCGATGGACGAGTCCGAGGAGTTCCGGACGGCGCAGCAGGTGCACGACCGGCTGCGCGAGCGCGGCGACCAGGTCGGGCTGACGACGGTCTACCGCACCCTGCAGGCGATGGCGGATGCCGGTGATCTCGATGCGCTGCGGACCGGCGACGGTGAGCTCGCCTACCGCCGCTGCGCCAGTGACCACCACCACCATCATCTGGTCTGCACCCGCTGTGGGCGGACGGTCGAGATCGAGGACCCCGACGTGCTCGTCTGGACCCAGCGGGTGGGCACCCAGCACGGTTTCCACGAGGTCCGCCACGATCTGGAGATCTACGGCCTGTGCGCGGAGTGCTGGGCTGCCCGACCCTGAGTCATCGGCCGGCGGGGATCACCCGTCGACCAGGATCACCCACAGGCGTCGTGGGCCGTGTACGCCCTCGACCCGGCTCAGCTCGATGTCGGAGGTGGCCGACGGGCCACTGATCCAGGTCAGCGGCCGACCCGCCTGCACCGACGCCGCCAGCCGGGCGACCGCCTCGGGGACGTCGGACACCACGTCGGCGGCGCGGACCACACAGATGTGCCGGTCGGGCACCAGCGAGAGCGCCCGGCGACCCTGGCCCGGGCCGTGGTCGAGGACGATGGTGCCGGTCTCGGCGATGCCGACGGCACTGGCGGTGACCACGGCGTCGGTGCCGTCCAGGTCCGCCGCGGTGAGCGAGCCGTCGTCGGCCCGGACCGACAGGTCGGCCGCCATCTCGAGGGTACGGTGCAGCTGCTCGTCGGTACCGGCCGGCAGCACCACGGTGCGGGCCCCGGTCCCGGTCAGCCCGCGGATCACCTCGCGGGACACCTCCGCGGCGGGGCAGCGGACCACGGTGGCCTTGTAGTCGGTGACCGTCTGCTCGAACCGGCCGACCACATCGGCCATCGCGGTGGCCCGGCCGTAGGTCCAGTCGACCGGGCCGTCCGGCTCGGTCACGTCGGTCAGCGAGGCCCGCACCCGGGCCAGCACCTCGTCACGCGCGCTCATCACGGTTCTCCTTCGACCCACGGTTCTCCTGCCACCATTGCCGGAACGTCTGGGCCGGCACCATCGGGACGTCGCGGTTCTGGGTCCACCGCGACAGCGGCCCGGGCAGCGGCCCGATCGTCCGGATCGGCAACAGCCTGCCGGCCAGCGAACTGGCCCTGCCGGCCGCCTCCAGGTGCCTGTGGTCGGCCATCACCCAGCTGGCGGCCTTCATCAGCGTCGGTTCGACCTGGTTCAGCTGGTGGCGCTTCTTCTCCTCGACCACCCGGTGCCGCTCGTGCACCAGCAGGTCGGCGATCGGGATCTTCACCGGGCAGACCTCGGTGCAGGCGCCGCACAGCGACGAGGCGAACGGCAGCGACTTGTCGATCGGGTTGTCCACCCCGCGCAGTTGCGGGTTGAGGATGGCCCCGATCGGGCCGGGGTAGACCGAGCCGTACGCATGCCCGCCGACCCGCTCGTAGACCGGGCAGATGTTGAGGCAGGCCGAGCAGCGGATGCAGCGCAGCGCCTCGCGACCCTTCGGATCGGCCAGCGCGTTGGTGCGGCCATTGTCCAGCAGGATGACGTGCACGTCCTGCGGGCCGTCACCCTCGGTGGGTCCGGACCACATCGAGGTGTACGGGTTCATCCGCTCCCCGGTCGAGGAGCGGGGCAGCAGCCGCAGGAAGACCTCGAGGTCGGCCACGGTCGGCAGCACCTTCTCGATCCCGACCACCGAGATCAGTGTCTCCGGCAGGGTGAGGTTCATCCGGCCGTTGCCCTCGGACTCGACGACCACCAGGGTGCCGGTCTCGGCGATGGCGAAGTTGGCGCCCGAGATGGCGACCCTGGTGCGGAGGAACTTGTTGCGCAGGTGGGTCCGGGCCGCGCCGGCCAGCTCCGCGGGCTGCTCGGAGAGTCCTTCCGGGGCGGGGGTGCCGTAGACCCCCATCTCCTCGCGGAAGATCTCCCGGATCTCGCCGCGGTTGCGGTGGATCGCCGGGACCAGGATATGGCTGGGGAAGTCGTGGCCGAGCTGGACGATGAGCTCGGCCAGATCGGTCTCCCAGGCGGCGATGCCGGCCTCCTCCAGCGCCTCGTTCATGCCGATCTCCTGGGTGACCATGGACTTCACCTTGGTCACCTCCCGCTCCCCGGTCGCCTTCACCAGGTCGACGATGAGCTTGTTGGCGTCGGCGGCGTCGCGGGCCCAGTGCACCGTCGCGCCGGCCCGGGTGAGGGATGCCTCGAGCGTCTCCAGGTGCTGGTCGAGGTGGCGCAGGGTACGGTTCTTGATCGCCTCGCCGGCCGACCGGAGGTCCTGCCAGTTGTCGACCTCGGCGACGACCCGGACCCGCTTGGCCCGGATGGTGCCGGTGGCGTGGCGCAGGTTGGCGCGCTGCACCTGGTTCTCCAGGCCTTTGATCGCGGCCTCGGGGAACGGCGGGGCGGGGCGCGTCGTCCAGTCCGGTGGTGCGGGGGTGAGTCGCCCGTCCTTGTCGCGGGGCGGCTGCTGGGTGGCGGTCACTTGCCGTCGCCTCCTTCGGTGTGGGCGAGGATCTCGGCCAGGTGGATCGGCTTCACGCCACCGCGGTTGCGGTGGATCACGCCGGAGATGTTGAGGGCGCAGAGGTTGTCGCCGGTGACGAGGTATTCGGCGCCGGTCTCCATCACGTGCCGGGCCTTGTCGTTGACCATCGCCCGGGACACGTCGGGGTTCTTCAGTGAGAAGGTGCCGCCGAAGCCGCAGCACTGTTCGGCCGCCTCCAGCTCGATCAGCTGCAGCCCGCGGACCGCGCGGAGCAGCTGCAGTGGGGCGTCGCCGACCTTGGCGACCCGGACCGAGTGACAGGTCGGGTGGTAGGTGACGCGGTGCGGGAAGTAGGCGCCCACGTCGGTGACGCCGAGGACGTTGACCAGGAACTCCGAGATGTCGTACGTCCGCGCGGCGACGTCGGCGGCCTGACCGGCCAACTTGTGGTCCCCGGCCTCCTCGGCCAGCATGGCGTGCTGGTGGCGGACGGCGCCGACGCAGGAGCCGGAGGGGCCGACGATGTACTCGTAGTCCGAGAACGCCGTGACGTACGTCTTCACGCTCGGCAGCGCCTCGGGATAGTAGCCGGTGTTGGTGAAGACCTGGCCGCAGCAGGTCTGGTCCTCGGGGAAGACGACCGTGCAGCCGAGCCGCTCGAGCAGGCTCACCACGGCCTTCGGAGTGTCGGGGAACATCACGTCGTTGGCGCAGGTGGCGAACAGCGCCACCGTCTTCCCGGTGCCGGGAAGGCCGACGCCGACGTCGGTGGGTGATGGGGAGGTCATCGTCTTTCCTTCATGAGTGTCTCTTCTCCATGAGGGGTCGGGTGGGCGGATCAGGCGGGCAGCAGCCAGCCGAGGATCGGAGTGGACATCAGGCCGACCAGCACGCAGAGGAACGCCAGCAGGCCGAAGCTCCAGCCGACGATGCGGCGCAGGATGAGCGACTCCTGACCGATCAGTCCCACCGAAGTGGCGGCGATGGCGAGGTTCTGCGGGCTGATCATCTTGCCCAGCACGCCACCGGAGGCGTTCGCCGAGACGGTGAGGTACGGGTCGAGGCCGATCTTGTGGCCGACGGTCGCCTGCAGCCCGCTGAACAGCGCGTTCGCGGTGGTGTCGGAACCGGTGACATAGGTCCCGATCCAGCCGAGCACCGGGGCGAGGAAGGCGAACACCACTCCGGTGCCGGCGATCCAGGTGCCGATGGTGACGGTCTGGCCGGAGAAGTCCATCACGTACGCCAGCGCCACCACAGAGGCGATGGTGAGGGCGGTGAAGCGCAGCTTGTGCGCGTTGCGGCCCAGCGAGCCGACCACGGCGCGTGGGTGCACCCGGTAGATCGCGGAGGTGATCAGGGCGATCACCGCCAGCAGGGTGCCGGGCGAGGAGAGCAGTCCGAGCTTGAAGGTGGTCCGGCCGACCGGGTGACCGGCGGCATCGAGAACGGCACCGGACAGGCCGGGCCAGCCGAAGGAGATGTCGGTGCCGGCCAGCGCGTGCTGGATCGGGTGGATCAGGTTGACGATCGAGAACAGGGCGACGACGAGGACGTACGGGAGCAGGGCCATGGTGATCTTGCCGCCGGTCAGGCTCTTCGGGTCGGCCGGGGCATGGGCGTCACGGTCCAGGATCGACTCGGGCTCACCGTGCATCAGGCGGGAGATCCGGTCCTGGGCCTCGGCCGAGCCGGCCGGCTTCCAGAACCGCATCAGGACCACCCCGGCGGCGATGCCCAGCAGCGAGGCGATCACGTCGGTCAGCTCGACCGACACGTAGGTCGAGGTGACCCACTTGGCCACCGAGAACACCCCGCCGATCACCAGTGCGGCGGGCCAGACCTGCCGCAGGCCCTTGCGGCCGTCGATCAGCAGCAGCATCAGGAACGGCACGACGAAGGCCAGGATGGCGGTCTGCCGGCCGACGAAGGCGCCGATCCGGGTGTAGTCCAGACCGGACACGTTGCCGGCCATGATGATCGGGGTGGCGATGGCGCCGAAGGCGACCGGGGCGGTGTTCGCGAGCAGCACGGTGAGGGCCGAGCGCAGCGGGGAGAAGCCGATCGCCACCAGCATCACCGAGGTGATCGCCACCGGGGCACCGAACCCGGCGAGGGCCTCCAGCAGGCCGCCGAAACAGAACGCCACCAGGATGCCCAGCACCCGTGGGTCGTCGGTGATCAGCGAGAAGGTCGAGCGCAGGTCCTCGAAGCGGCCACTGACCACGGTGATGTCGTACATCCAGATGGCGGCCAACAGGATCCAGGTGATCGGGAAGATCCCGAACGCGGCGCCCTGCAACGCCGACAGGCCGGCCATGCCGACGGGCATCCGGAAGGCCAGGATCGCCACCAGGATCGCGGCCAGCAGCGAGGCGAGACCGGCGAGATACGCCTTCCATCTCAACACACCCAGCGTGATGAGCATGACCAGAATGGGTACCAGCGCCACCAGTGCGGAGGCGGTGACGCTGCCCAGGGGGTCGAGCGTCGGCTGGAAGGTAGCCATAGGGAACACCTTTGTCCTCTGTCCTACGAAGTCGGATGATCAGCATTGGTCTGACCATCAGCCGTACAGTACTGATTGGTCAGACCAATGGTCAAGGGGTTCCGGTAGACTGACCCCGGTGACCGGATCGGAGGGCAGTGACGTGACGGCAGGCAGTGATGTGGCGGCAGGCAGTCGTGCTTACGAAGTGGTGCTGTCGCACATCGAGGAGGCGATCCTCGACGGATCGCTCGTGATCGGCCAGCAACTTCCGCCGGAGCGGGACCTGGCGACCCAGCTCGGGGTCAGCCGGCCGGCGGTCCGGGAGGCCATCCACGCGCTGGTCGCCCAGGGCGTGCTGACCGCCTCGGTGGGCCCCCGGGGTGGCACCCGGGTCGCCGCGCTGCGCACCGAGGCGCTGAAGAAGGTGCTGCGGCTCCAGGTCGCCCTCGCAGACTTCCCCGTCGAGGACGTCACCGAGGTGCGGATCGCGCTGGAGCGGACCACGATCGCCGCCGCCTGCCGCGACATCACCGACGAGGACCTGGCGGAACTGCGCGCGGCGCTGGACCAGATGGCAGGAGTCGAGGACCCCGACGTCTTCAACGACCTCGACACCCGCTACCACGTGGCGATCGCCACCACCGGGCGCAACACCCTGGCGACCGACATGACGATCGCGATCCGGGAGTCGCTGCGCCGCCCGATCGTGACGGCCGAGAAGCAGATGGCCGACTGGCCCACCTTCCGGCGCCAGGCGATGGCCGACCATGAGAAGGTGTACGACGCGCTGGTCGACCGGGACCCGCAGCGGGCGGCCGAGGCGATGGAGAGCCACATCCGCGCCGCGTACGCGATCCTGCCGATCGAGCCCGATCAGCGGGCCGCCGCAGCAGTGTCGGCACCCAACGACGCCAGGACTCCCAGCGCCGCAGCACGGCCGGCCCGGGTCGCACCGAGAGTGGATGCCGACGCGCCGTAGCCGACGAGGAACACCCGTGGATCCCGGACACTGCGGACACCGTCGGTCCGGATGCCACCCCCGGGCTCGCGGAGCCCCAGCGGCGCCAGGTGGTCGAGCGCGTGCCGGAAACCGGTGGCCCACAGGATCGTGTCGGCGCGGATCGTCCGGCCGTCCACGAGGATCACGCCGTCGCGGGTGAGCCGCTGCAGCGGCCCGGCCGAGACGAGGACGCCCCGGTCGATGCCGCGACGGTACTCCTCGGTGAGCGGCAGCCCGGTGGCCGCGACGACGCTCTCCGGTGACAGACCGGCGCCGGTGCGCGCCGAGACCCGTCGCTCGACGGCGCGGCCCCATTCCTCGCCGAACGGGCGGTCGATCCACTCCGGCGGCCGTCGGGTGACCCACGTCGTGGTGGCAGCTACGGCGTCGAGCTGGAGCAGGAACTGGACGGCTGAGGTGCCACCGCCGACCACGACGACGTGCTGCCCGGCGAACTCGTCGGCGCTCCGGAAGTCGTGGGTGTGCAACTGGCGGCCGCGGAACAGCTCCCGGCCCGGGTAGGCGGGCCAGAACGGCCGGTCCCAGGTGCCGGTGGCATTGATCAGGAACCGGGTGCGCCACACCCGGTGTCCCGCAGCCACCTCCAGCAGCCGGCCGGGGCCTGGACGGACGGCATCGACACGGACCGGCCGGACGACCGGCAGCCCGAACTGCCGCTCGAAGGCGCCGTAGTAGCGGCTGACCACCGCCGATGCCGGCTCGTCCGGGTCGGGGCTACCGAGCGGGAAACCCGGCAGGTCGTGGATGCGGTGCGCCCGGCCGAGGGTCAGCGACGGCCAGCGGTGCTGCCAGGCACCGCCCGGGCCGGGATTCGCATCGAGGACGACGATGTCGACGTACGGCCGCAGGCCGTGCCGGACGAGGTGGTAGGAGGCCGCGAGACCGGCCTGACCGGCACCGATCACGACGGCGGACAGCGAAGCACTCACAGCCCGTCAACACCGCGGCAGCATCAGCTGTTCCCCACCGCACCGTTCGGCAGGCCCCTCCCTACCGCCCGACAGCCACTACCGCTCGACGAGGGAGAGCGACCGGAGCCCCCGTTCCATGTGCCAGTTGACGAACGCTGCGGTCAGACCGCTCGCCTCGCGTTGCACGATGGCCTCCACCGCACTGGTGGCAGGCCAGTCCCCCACCAGCAGGGCGCTGAGCAGGTCGAGCGTCGCCGGCTGGGGATGGGCGCTGGCCGGGGGCCGGCAGAAGCGACACACCACCCCGCCCGCCGCCGGTGAGAACGCCGTGTGCGGTCCGGGGGCCCCGCAGGAGGCGCAGTCGGTGAAGGTCGGGGCGTAGCCGGCGACCGCCATCGACCGCAGCAGGTAGGAGTCCAGCACCATCGCGGCGGGCCGTGGCCCGTCGCTGGTCCCGCGGACCAGCACTGCCAAGGCACCGACGAGCAGTCGGTACTGCTGGAGGGCCGGCTGGTGTTCCTCCCCCACCAGTTTGTCGGCGGTCTCCACCATCACCTCCCCCGCCGTCCAGGCCGGGTAGTCGGAGGCCAGCCGGGCACCGTACGCCTGGACGGTCTCCACCTGGTCGACGTAGTGCAGGCTGCGCCCGGTGGCGAGTTGCAGGTCGACGTGGCTGAACGGTTCGAGGCGGGCCCCGAACTTCGACCCGGTCCGCCGCACTCCCCGCGCCACCGCCCGTACCTTGCCGTGGGCACGCGTCAGCAGCGTGATGATGCGGTCGGCCTCGCCGAGCTTGTGCGTCCGCAGCACCACCGCCTGGTCGCGATAGGTCGGCACCGCCTCATTCTAGGGTTCCTGGCCCCGGGAGCCAGGAGGCGCGGCGCACCGGTCCTAGGCTGGGGGCATGTCGACGCGTACGCCGGTCCCCCCGCCGCCCCACCCCTCGGGCGCCCGTCCCCCGCAGCTTCCGGCCGACAAGGTGCCGCGCCACGTGGCCATCGTGATGGACGGCAACGGACGGTGGGCCAAGGAACGCGGCCTGAAGCGGATCGAGGGCCATGCTCGCGGCGAGGCGGTGCTGATGGACGTGCTGGCGGGGGCGATCGAGATCGGCGTGAAGTACGTGTCGGCGTACGCCTTCTCCACCGAGAACTGGAAGCGCTCCCCCGAGGAGGTCCGTTGGCTGATGGGTTTCAACCGCAGCGTGATCGCCCGGCGCCGCGACGAGATGGACGCGATGGGCATCCGGGTCCGCTGGGCCGGCCGCCGACCCCGGCTGTGGCGGTCGGTGATCCGCGAGCTGGAGTCCGCGGAGAACCAGTCCCGGGACAACGCCGTGCTCACCCTGCAGTTCTGCGTGAACTACGGCGGGCGGGCGGAGATCGTCGACGCCGCCCGCAAGATCGCCCGGCTGGCCCGGGACGGGCAACTGCGGCCTGAGGACATCACCGAGTCGTCGTTCCACCGGTTCCTCGACGAACCGGACGTGCCCGACGTCGACCTGTTCATCCGCTCCTCGGGCGAGCAGCGCACCTCGAATTTCCTGGTCTGGCAGTCCGCGTACGCCGAACTGGTCTTCCTCGACACCCTGTGGCCGGACTTCGACCGCCGCGACCTGTGGGCTGCGATCGAGTCGTACGCCGGCCGGGACCGCCGGATGGGCGGGGCGGTGCCCAACGTCGAGGGCCGGGCGGAGGGGACGGCACCGACCGGACCGGACGGACGGCCCGAGCAGGCCGACCCCTACCGGCCGAACACCCTGCACGTGACCAAGACCCCGTACGCACTGCCGGAGCCGGTCGCACCGGGGGTGCGCACCGACGTCATCCCCGAAGAGGAGGACGCCGAACCCGACGACGGCGCGGTGGGCTGACCCGGGCCACGACCGTGGTCGACCGAGGGGACGCCAGCCGAGTCCGACCGAGGGGCATCAGCCGAACAGCAGGCCCCGGACGTACGCCGCCTGACCGGCGTGCTGGGCGGCATCGTCGATGATGCTGACCAGCCGGACCCCGCGGGTGACCGGCGGATCCCAGCGTTCGTCGACGATCTCGTCGAGCCGGTCGTCACTGAGCGAGGCCAGATGGGCCGTGGTGGCCGCCACCGCGGCGTCCAGATAGCCGGTCAGCAGGGTGGTGTCGGCGACCACGACCTTGCTGACCGCCGCCGAGTCGTGGCCGTAGCCCATCGACCGGGCGGGCAGGTCCAGCCCGAATCGCTGGAACCATCCCTGGCCGGTCCAGACCTGGGGCGTGCCGCCCAGTGGTGCGATCTGCGCATCCTGTTCGCGTGCGATGTGCCACACCAGCCAGGTGATGGAGTTGTGGTTGCCGCCCGGGCGCCGGTTCGCCTGCTCGGCCGTCAACCCGCGCAACACCGCGTGACAGGCCTCCCGGCTACGTTCGATTCCGTCGATCAGCAGGTCGTTGCAGTCCATGGTGCCGACACTAGTCCGCCCTCGCGGGTGAGCCTGCCCAGAGGAAATTTCAACGGTTGTCCCGCACCCATCGTCACCGCGAGTGAAGCGCCACGAAGCCCTGCTTCTCCTTGTGGGAGGCAGGGCTTCGTGCTGCCGGGCGAGTCAGGTGTGGCGACGGCCCGGAGTCAAGGGTGCGGTGCCGTCAGCGGATGGCGCGGTTGACCGCGTGGGTGACCGCCTGCAGGGAGGCGGTGATGATGTTCTCGTGGATGCCGACGCCCCACATGATCTGGGCCTCGTCACCATCGCCGATCTCGCACTCGACGTACGCCGCGGCCTTGGCGTCGCCGCCGGCGGCCATCGCGTGCTCCGAGTAGTCGAGGACCCGGACCGAGCGGGTGCCGAAGCTGGACAGTGCGTCGACGTACGCCGACACCGGGCCGTTGCCCTCGCCGTGGATCTCGAACTCCTGGTCGTCCATCCGGACCGTGGCGTCGATGGTGTCCACCCCGTTGTTCTGGGTGCGGACGCCCAGCACCTGCAGCGGGCCGGCGGTCTCGATGTACTCGTGGTTGAAGATGTCCCACAGCTGCTGGGAGCTGATCTCGGCGCCGGAGACGTCGGTGGCCTGCTGGACGACCCGGGAGAACTCGATCTGCAGGCGACGCGGCAGGTCCAGCTTGTGGTCGGCCTTCATCAGGTAGGCCATGCCGCCCTTGCCGGACTGCGAGTTGACCCGGATGACCGCCTCGTACGTACGACCGACGTCGTGCGGATCGATCGGCAGGTAGGGCGCCTCCCAGCCGTTCTGGGCGACGGTGCTGCCGGCTGCCCTGGCCTTCTTCTCCAGGTCCTCCAGGCCCTTCTTGATGGCGTCCTGGTGGGAGCCGGAGAAGGCGGTGTAGACCAGGTCGCCCGCGTACGGGTGGCGCGGGTGGACCGGCAGACCGGTGCAGTACTCGACGGTGCGGCGGATCTCGTCCATCCGGGAGAAGTCGATCATCGGGTCGATGCCCTGGCTGAACAGGTTCATCGCCATGGTGACCAGGTCGACGTTGCCGGTGCGCTCGCCGTGGCCGAACAGACAGCCCTCGACCCGGTCGGCACCGGCCATCAGGGCCAGCTCGGTCGCCGCGACCGCGGTGCCGCGGTCGTTGTGGGCGTGCAGCGAGACGGTGACGACGTCGCGGTGGTCGATGTGCCGGCAGAAGTACTCGATCTGGTCGGCG encodes:
- a CDS encoding metal ABC transporter permease → MSTILSYPFMVRALIGALLTGLIAPTIGIYIVQKRLSLLGDGLGHVAIAGVGLALLTGVTPLPVAITVAILGAVLIEYLRQHQRASGDVGLAILFYGGLAGGVFMSGLAGAGGLSQYLFGSITTISDADLMMIVVLALCVLVVSIGLADRLFAVASDEEYARTLGLPIRFYNYLTVVLAAVAISLSMRTVGLLLVSALMVVPIAAGRNLVTGFWLTMVVGMGIGVVAATGGVLGSYYWNAPPGALIVLIAIGVFIVSLPVGAALTRRRRAGRALPVAPEVVTPPHEQENEAGHPHVHGGPDCHHPTVRHGDHLDYVHDGHRHAVHGDHYDEH
- a CDS encoding transcriptional repressor, which encodes MAVGQRTTRQREAVRRAMDESEEFRTAQQVHDRLRERGDQVGLTTVYRTLQAMADAGDLDALRTGDGELAYRRCASDHHHHHLVCTRCGRTVEIEDPDVLVWTQRVGTQHGFHEVRHDLEIYGLCAECWAARP
- a CDS encoding lactate utilization protein C; amino-acid sequence: MSARDEVLARVRASLTDVTEPDGPVDWTYGRATAMADVVGRFEQTVTDYKATVVRCPAAEVSREVIRGLTGTGARTVVLPAGTDEQLHRTLEMAADLSVRADDGSLTAADLDGTDAVVTASAVGIAETGTIVLDHGPGQGRRALSLVPDRHICVVRAADVVSDVPEAVARLAASVQAGRPLTWISGPSATSDIELSRVEGVHGPRRLWVILVDG
- a CDS encoding LutB/LldF family L-lactate oxidation iron-sulfur protein → MTATQQPPRDKDGRLTPAPPDWTTRPAPPFPEAAIKGLENQVQRANLRHATGTIRAKRVRVVAEVDNWQDLRSAGEAIKNRTLRHLDQHLETLEASLTRAGATVHWARDAADANKLIVDLVKATGEREVTKVKSMVTQEIGMNEALEEAGIAAWETDLAELIVQLGHDFPSHILVPAIHRNRGEIREIFREEMGVYGTPAPEGLSEQPAELAGAARTHLRNKFLRTRVAISGANFAIAETGTLVVVESEGNGRMNLTLPETLISVVGIEKVLPTVADLEVFLRLLPRSSTGERMNPYTSMWSGPTEGDGPQDVHVILLDNGRTNALADPKGREALRCIRCSACLNICPVYERVGGHAYGSVYPGPIGAILNPQLRGVDNPIDKSLPFASSLCGACTEVCPVKIPIADLLVHERHRVVEEKKRHQLNQVEPTLMKAASWVMADHRHLEAAGRASSLAGRLLPIRTIGPLPGPLSRWTQNRDVPMVPAQTFRQWWQENRGSKENRDERA
- a CDS encoding (Fe-S)-binding protein, with amino-acid sequence MTSPSPTDVGVGLPGTGKTVALFATCANDVMFPDTPKAVVSLLERLGCTVVFPEDQTCCGQVFTNTGYYPEALPSVKTYVTAFSDYEYIVGPSGSCVGAVRHQHAMLAEEAGDHKLAGQAADVAARTYDISEFLVNVLGVTDVGAYFPHRVTYHPTCHSVRVAKVGDAPLQLLRAVRGLQLIELEAAEQCCGFGGTFSLKNPDVSRAMVNDKARHVMETGAEYLVTGDNLCALNISGVIHRNRGGVKPIHLAEILAHTEGGDGK
- a CDS encoding L-lactate permease; its protein translation is MFPMATFQPTLDPLGSVTASALVALVPILVMLITLGVLRWKAYLAGLASLLAAILVAILAFRMPVGMAGLSALQGAAFGIFPITWILLAAIWMYDITVVSGRFEDLRSTFSLITDDPRVLGILVAFCFGGLLEALAGFGAPVAITSVMLVAIGFSPLRSALTVLLANTAPVAFGAIATPIIMAGNVSGLDYTRIGAFVGRQTAILAFVVPFLMLLLIDGRKGLRQVWPAALVIGGVFSVAKWVTSTYVSVELTDVIASLLGIAAGVVLMRFWKPAGSAEAQDRISRLMHGEPESILDRDAHAPADPKSLTGGKITMALLPYVLVVALFSIVNLIHPIQHALAGTDISFGWPGLSGAVLDAAGHPVGRTTFKLGLLSSPGTLLAVIALITSAIYRVHPRAVVGSLGRNAHKLRFTALTIASVVALAYVMDFSGQTVTIGTWIAGTGVVFAFLAPVLGWIGTYVTGSDTTANALFSGLQATVGHKIGLDPYLTVSANASGGVLGKMISPQNLAIAATSVGLIGQESLILRRIVGWSFGLLAFLCVLVGLMSTPILGWLLPA
- a CDS encoding FadR/GntR family transcriptional regulator, coding for MTGSEGSDVTAGSDVAAGSRAYEVVLSHIEEAILDGSLVIGQQLPPERDLATQLGVSRPAVREAIHALVAQGVLTASVGPRGGTRVAALRTEALKKVLRLQVALADFPVEDVTEVRIALERTTIAAACRDITDEDLAELRAALDQMAGVEDPDVFNDLDTRYHVAIATTGRNTLATDMTIAIRESLRRPIVTAEKQMADWPTFRRQAMADHEKVYDALVDRDPQRAAEAMESHIRAAYAILPIEPDQRAAAAVSAPNDARTPSAAARPARVAPRVDADAP
- a CDS encoding NAD(P)-binding domain-containing protein; the protein is MSASLSAVVIGAGQAGLAASYHLVRHGLRPYVDIVVLDANPGPGGAWQHRWPSLTLGRAHRIHDLPGFPLGSPDPDEPASAVVSRYYGAFERQFGLPVVRPVRVDAVRPGPGRLLEVAAGHRVWRTRFLINATGTWDRPFWPAYPGRELFRGRQLHTHDFRSADEFAGQHVVVVGGGTSAVQFLLQLDAVAATTTWVTRRPPEWIDRPFGEEWGRAVERRVSARTGAGLSPESVVAATGLPLTEEYRRGIDRGVLVSAGPLQRLTRDGVILVDGRTIRADTILWATGFRHALDHLAPLGLREPGGGIRTDGVRSVRDPRVFLVGYGASASTLGATRAGRAAALGVLASLGADTAAAAR
- the recO gene encoding DNA repair protein RecO; this encodes MPTYRDQAVVLRTHKLGEADRIITLLTRAHGKVRAVARGVRRTGSKFGARLEPFSHVDLQLATGRSLHYVDQVETVQAYGARLASDYPAWTAGEVMVETADKLVGEEHQPALQQYRLLVGALAVLVRGTSDGPRPAAMVLDSYLLRSMAVAGYAPTFTDCASCGAPGPHTAFSPAAGGVVCRFCRPPASAHPQPATLDLLSALLVGDWPATSAVEAIVQREASGLTAAFVNWHMERGLRSLSLVER
- a CDS encoding mycothiol transferase — protein: MDCNDLLIDGIERSREACHAVLRGLTAEQANRRPGGNHNSITWLVWHIAREQDAQIAPLGGTPQVWTGQGWFQRFGLDLPARSMGYGHDSAAVSKVVVADTTLLTGYLDAAVAATTAHLASLSDDRLDEIVDERWDPPVTRGVRLVSIIDDAAQHAGQAAYVRGLLFG
- the leuA gene encoding 2-isopropylmalate synthase — translated: MPIQRYHAFEPVPLPDRTWPDKKITAAPRWLSTDLRDGNQALIDPMTPSRKQKLFDMLVRMGYKEIEIGFPSASQTDFDFVRQLIERGAIPADVTITVLTQAREDLIERTAQALQGANRANIHLYNALAPMFRRVVFRMDEDEAKDLACRGTDLVMKYAEQYLGDVRFGYEYSPEIFTQTPTDYAIEVCNAVMDRWQPDADREIILNLPATVEMSTPNVYADQIEYFCRHIDHRDVVTVSLHAHNDRGTAVAATELALMAGADRVEGCLFGHGERTGNVDLVTMAMNLFSQGIDPMIDFSRMDEIRRTVEYCTGLPVHPRHPYAGDLVYTAFSGSHQDAIKKGLEDLEKKARAAGSTVAQNGWEAPYLPIDPHDVGRTYEAVIRVNSQSGKGGMAYLMKADHKLDLPRRLQIEFSRVVQQATDVSGAEISSQQLWDIFNHEYIETAGPLQVLGVRTQNNGVDTIDATVRMDDQEFEIHGEGNGPVSAYVDALSSFGTRSVRVLDYSEHAMAAGGDAKAAAYVECEIGDGDEAQIMWGVGIHENIITASLQAVTHAVNRAIR